One Calonectris borealis chromosome 16, bCalBor7.hap1.2, whole genome shotgun sequence DNA window includes the following coding sequences:
- the TNRC6A gene encoding trinucleotide repeat-containing gene 6A protein isoform X9, protein MPPIRDLVSHSPNQSDLNHSGLGSHYENSHWGPVSSNSDSSTNWDKVIVDGSDKEAWPSITGSDPELTSECMDTDSASSSGSERNLVIMASGSTGGENDGIRNGIGHGSQNKFVVGSNSNNVGNGSINGPWGLSHGTIISTCQVSVDAPDSKSESSNNRMNAWGTINSSSNGGLNPSTLNSNGNHGAWPVLENNGHALKGSVGSGNPGTNIQCSTIGQISNSQSINSKVGGSAHGSWGSLQENCDSEVNGTRKISFSGQPQNLNTEMNGPNNTTNFMTSSLPNSAGSVQINELPNNTGHGAWRVSTMNHSQIQASPVTNGTSISHLSNGETKNGGSYGTTWGAYGSNYSGDKCSGANSQANGDTVNATLMQPGISGPGSTNFQINGNKGGGVWEAGTVNSQSMPWGSGNGASAGGSRRGWGNPAQNTGTNISNGEWSKLPSNQHSNESVNGNSRKFTNGWKSTEEDDLNSQSSAASQIAEQNSAWAKTGTGDSEGSSESTGCHEDRVTTEGQNRERRKVDQHALLQSIVNRTDLDPRVLSNSGWGQTPIKQNTAWDTETSPRGERKTDNGTEAWGGSVTQTSSSGGCVDRPSPNNNDTSSVSGWGDPKSATRWGDSKGSNSQGGWEEDSAATVVVKSNQSWGSGKEEKSSWNDAQKIKQGWVDGQKASQGWAVSAGDSWGENSRSNHWGEAKKSSSGGSDSDRSVSGWNEPGKSNSVTWGGNNTNPNNSSGWDEPAKSNQNQGWGDPPKSNQPQGWGDSSKPINSPEWNKQDVGSWGAPSATSKPPGSGWLGGPMPAPAKEEEPTGWEEPSPESIRRKMEIDDGTSAWGDPSKYNYKNVNMWNKNVPNSSSSSDQQAQVHQQLLSSSAMSSKESSSGSGWGEPSTPATTVDNGTSAWGKPMDTGTSWGEPISDAAGTSGWGNASLSQQASNKPGPKSMQDSWCGDDMPLTGSRQTSWEEEEDVEIGMWNSSSSQEANPSLNWPPYMKKMPTKGIMKGGNKQDETWINPFIKQFTNLSFSRESPEETIQSNKMDMSGGLLQDKRMEMDKHGLSVGDYNRVVGKGPGSRPQISKESSMDRGPYFDKNGNPSMFGVGNIAAQPRSMQQPPAQPLNSSQPNPRAQVPPPLLSPQVPVSLLKYAPNNGGLSPLFGPQQVAMLNQLSQLNQLSQISQLQRLLAQQQKAQNQRSMPSGGRQQQEQQGRSLSMQQQMMQQSRQLDPNLLMKQQTPPSQQQSLHQPTMKSFLENVIPHATPELQKGPSPINAFSSFPIGMNSNLNVNMDMNSIKEPQSRLRKWTTVDSISVNTSLEQNSSKHGAISSGFRLEESPFVPYDFMNSSNSPASPPGSIGDGWPRAKSPNGSSSVNWPPEFRPGEPWKGYPNIDPETDPYVTPGSVINNLSINTVREVDHLRDRNSGSSSSLNTTLPSTSAWSSIRASNYNVSLSSTAQSTSVARNSDSKSTWSPGSVTNTSLAHELWKVPLPPKSITAPSRPPPGLTGQKPPLSTWDNSLRLGGGWGNSDARYTPGSSWGESSSGRITNWLVLKNLTPQIDGSTLRTLCMQHGPLITFHLNLPHGNALVRYSSKEEVVKAQKSLHMCVLGNTTILAEFASEEEISRFFAQGQSLTPSPGWQSLGSSQNRLGSIDGSHSFSNRNDLNHWNGAGLSGTSSGDLHGTSLWGSPNYSTSLWGTPSSNDTRGISSPSPINAFLSVDHLGGGGESM, encoded by the exons ATGCCTCCCATTCGGGACTTGGTGAGCCACTCCCCTAACCAGTCAG ATCTGAACCACAGTGGTCTAGGATCCCACTATGAAAATTCTCACTGGGGACCAGTCTCTTCAAATAGTGACTCCAGCACAAACTGGGATAAAGTTATTGTAGACGGCTCTGACAAAGAAGCATGGCCATCAATCACTGGCAGTGACCCAGAGTTGACATCAGAATGTATGGACACTGACTCTGCCTCTAGCTCTGGGTCAGAGAGAAACCTTGTTATAATGGCTTCAGGGAGCACAGGTGGTGAAAATGATGGCATTCGAAATGGCATTGGACATGGTTCTCAAAATAAGTTTGTGGTTGGTAGCAACAGCAATAATGTGGGCAATGGAAGTATTAATGGGCCGTGGGGTTTATCCCATGGAACCATAATAAGCACATGTCAAGTTTCTGTGGATGCTCCTGACAGCAAATCTGAAAGTAGCAACAATAGAATGAATGCTTGGGGCACCATAAACTCTTCATCAAATGGAGGGTTAAATCCAAGCACTTTGAATTCAAATGGCAACCATGGTGCCTGGCCTGTATTGGAGAACAATGGACATGCCCTGAAAGGGTCTGTAGGGAGTGGTAATCCTGGCACAAATATTCAGTGCAGTACCATAGGTCAGATATCTAATAGTCAGAGTATTAACTCTAAAGTGGGTGGTTCAGCCCATGGTTCCTGGGGAAGCCTTCAGGAAAATTGTGATTCTGAAGTAAATGGTACAAGGAAGATTTCATTCAGTGGGCAACCTCAAAACCTTAACACTGAAATGAATGGACCAAATAACACTACTAACTTTATGACCTCTAGTTTACCAAACTCTGCTGGTTCAGTGCAGATTAACGAACTGCCTAATAATACAGGGCATGGGGCCTGGCGTGTGAGCACAATGAATCATTCTCAGATTCAGGCCTCTCCAGTTACAAATGGCACTTCCATTTCTCATCTTAGCAATGGTGAGACGAAAAATGGTGGATCTTATGGTACTACATGGGGTGCCTATGGTTCTAATTACTCTGGAGACAAATGTTCAGGCGCAAACAGCCAAGCTAATGGTGACACTGTGAATGCAACTCTAATGCAGCCAGGCATTAGCGGGCCTGGCAGCACTAACTTTCAAATCAATGGGAATAAAGGAGGAGGGGTATGGGAGGCAGGGACAGTCAACTCCCAGAGTATGCCATGGGGAAGTGGAAACGGTGCAAGTGCTGGCGGGAGTAGAAGAGGATGGGGCAACCCTGCACAAAACACTGGCACTAACATTTCAAATGGGGAATGGAGTAAACTGCCTAGTAATCAGCATTCCAATGAAAGTGTGAATGGAAACAGCAGGAAGTTCACAAATGGATGGAAATCTACTGAGGAGGATGACCTTAACAGCCAGAGTTCTGCTGCTTCTCAGATAGCTGAGCAGAACAGCGCATGGGCCAAAACAGGTACGGGGGACAGTGAAGGTAGTTCGGAGAGCACTGGATGTCATGAAGACAGAGTAACTACAGAAGGACAGAATCGAGAGAGAAGGAAAGTTGACCAGCACGCATTACTCCAAAGTATAGTGAACAGAACTGACTTAGATCCACGTGTCCTTTCCAACTCTGGTTGGGGACAGACTCCAATCAAACAGAACACTGCCTGGGATACCGAAACATCACCAAGGGGTGAAAGAAAAACTGACAATGGGACAGAGGCCTGGGGAGGCTCTGTGACACagacttccagctcagggggatgTGTGGATAGACCTAGCCCTAATAATAATGATACCTCATCTGTATCAGGGTGGGGAGATCCAAAGTCTGCTACAAGGTGGGGAGACTCCAAAGGGTCAAACAGCCAAGGGGGGTGGGAAGAAGATTCTGCTGCTACAGTAGTGGTCAAGAGCAATCAATCTTGGGGAAGTGGCAAAGAGGAAAAGTCATCTTGGAATGACGCACAGAAGATCAAACAGGGATGGGTAGATGGACAAAAGGCCAGCCAGGGTTGGGCAGTTTCTGCCGGTGACAGCTGGGGGGAAAATTCAAGAAGTAACCATTGGGGTGAGGCTAAGAAATCCAGTTCAGGAGGTAGCGACAGTGACAGATCAGTGTCTGGTTGGAATGAGCCAGGTAAATCAAATTCTGTTACTTGGGGAGGTAATAATACAAACCCAAATAATTCTTCGGGATGGGATGAGCCTGCAAAGTCTAATCAGAACCAAGGCTGGGGAGACCCTCCTAAATCCAATCAGCCTCAAGGTTGGGGGGATTCATCAAAGCCAATCAACTCTCCAGAATGGAACAAACAAGATGTTGGCTCTTGGGGAGCACCATCTGCCACAAGCAAACCCCCAGGGTCAGGCTGGCTGGGTGGACCGATGCCGGCACCAGCAAAGGAGGAAGAACCCACTGGCTGGGAGGAGCCATCTCCTGAATCAATACGCCGCAAAATGGAAATTGATGATGGAACTTCTGCTTGGGGTGATCCAAGCAAATACAACTACAAAAATGTGAATATGTGGAATAAAAATGTCCCAAACAGTAGCAGCAGTTCAGACCAGCAAGCACAGGTACATCAGCAGCTACTGTCTTCAAGTGCCATGTCTAGCAAGGAGAGCAGTTCGGGTTCTG GTTGGGGAGAGCCTTCTACTCCAGCCACTACTGTAGATAATGGAACTTCAGCGTGGGGTAAACCCATGGATACTGGTACTAGCTGGGGAGAACCCATCAGCGATGCAGCAGGCACCTCTGGCTGGGGAAACGCTTCTCTTAGTCAACAGGCTTCAAATAAACCTG GGCCTAAATCTATGCAAGATAGTTGGTGTGGAGATGATATGCCATTGACAGGCAGTCGTCAGACcagctgggaggaagaggaggatgtaGAGATTGGAATGTGGAACAGCAGTTCTTCACAAGAAGCTAACCCATCTTTAAATTGGCCACCATATATGAAAAAAATGCCCACAAAG gGAATAATGAAAGGTGGAAATAAGCAAGATGAAACATGGATCAATCCATTCATTAAGCAATTCACAAATCTCAGTTTTTCA AGAGAATCACCAGAAGAAACCATACAGAGCAATAAGATGGACATGTCTGGAG GGTTATTGCAAGATAAGCGAATGGAGATGGATAAGCATGGCCTCAGTGTTGGAGATTACAATCGTGTGGTTGGAAAAGGCCCTGGTTCTCGTCCTCAAATTTCCAAAGAGTCTTCCATGGATCGCGGTCCTTACTTTGATAAG AATGGCAATCCCAGTATGTTTGGTGTTGGTAATATAGCAGCACAGCCCAGGAGCATgcagcagcctccagcacaaCCTCTTAATTCATCTCAGCCTAATCCACGTGCTCAAGTGCCTCCTCCATTACTGTCCCCTCAG GTTCCGGTATCATTACTGAAGTATGCACCAAACAACGGTGGCCTGAGCCCACTTTTTGGCCCACAACAGGTAGCCATGTTGAATCAACTGTCCCAGTTAAACCAGCTTTCTCAGATCTCCCAGTTACAG CGGTTGTTGGCTCAGCAGCAAAAAGCGCAGAATCAAAGAAGCATGCCTTCTGGTGGTCGTcaacagcaggagcagcag GGTCGATCTCTTAGTATGCAGCAACAGATGATGCAACAGTCCCGTCAGCTTGATCCAAACCTGTTAATGAAGCAGCAAACTCCACCCTCTCAACAGCAGTCACTCCATCAACCCACCATGAAATCTTTCCTTGAGAATGTCATACCCCATGCTACTCCTGAGCTACAAAAAGGGCCATCACCAATAAATGCATTCAGCAGCTTCCCTATAG GAATGAACTCAAACTTGAATGTAAACATGGATATGAACAGTATTAAAGAGCCACAATCTCGATTGAGGAAATGGACTACAGTAGACAGCATTTCTGTGAACACATCGTTAGAGCAAAACTCCAGCAAACATG gtGCTATTTCAAGTGGTTTTAGGCTGGAAGAGTCTCCATTTGTTCCATATGACTTTATGAACAGCAGTAATTCACCAGCCAGTCCTCCTGGATCTATTGGGGATGGCTGGCCCCGTGCCAAATCGCCTAATGGCTCTAGCAGTGTTAACTGGCCACCAG AGTTTCGTCCTGGTGAGCCATGGAAAGGTTATCCAAACATCGACCCTGAAACTGACCCTTACGTCACTCCTGGCAGTGTCATAAACAATCTTTCAATTAATACTGTGCGGGAAGTTGACCACCTCAGGGACAGGAACAGTG GGTCATCCTCATCTTTGAACACCACGCTGCCTTCAACTAGTGCCTGGTCATCCATTCGTGCCTCCAACTACAATGTTTCCCTCAGCAGTACAGCACAAAGCACTTCAG TAGCCAGAAACAGTGATTCCAAATCAACATGGTCTCCTGGATCAGTCACTAACACCTCTCTGGCTCATGAGCTGTGGAAGGTCCCTTTGCCACCTAAAAGCATCACTGCTCCGTCCCGCCCGCCTCCAGGGCTAACAGGCCAGAAACCACCGTTGTCCACTTGGGATAATTCCCTTCGTTTGGGTGGAGGATGGGGAAATTCTGATGCCAGATATACCCCTG GTTCAAGCTGGGGTGAGAGCAGCTCAGGGAGAATAACAAATTGGCTTGTTCTAAAAAACCTTACACCTCAG ATTGATGGCTCAACCCTGCGTACTCTGTGCATGCAGCACGGTCCACTAATAACATTCCACCTTAACCTCCCACATGGTAATGCTTTGGTCCGTTACAGTTCAAAAGAAGAGGTAGTGAAGGCACAAAAATCTCTGCACAT GTGTGTATTAGGGAACACTACTATTCTTGCTGAGTTTGCCAGTGAAGAGGAGATTAGTCGCTTCTTTGCACAAGGCCAGTCTCTGACTCCGTCTCCTGGCTGGCAATCTCTCGGATCCAGCCAGAACCGACTTGGATCCATTGACGGTTCCCATTCGTTCTCAAACCGTAATGATCTAAATCACTGGAATGGTGCTGGGCTGTCGGGAACTAGCAGTGGAGACCTTCATGGCACTTCACTTTGGGGGAGCCCCAACTATTCCACGAGCCTGTGGGGCACCCCGAGCAGCAATGACACCAGGGGAATTAGCAGCCCATCCCCCATCAACGCTTTCCTTTCTGTTGACCACCTAGGTGGAGGTGGAGAGTCCATGTAA